GCCCGTGGGCTGACCGTCGTCATCGGTGGAACAGGCTGCGACGGCCGGCACGACGGCGGCGGTCACCGCTGCCGCGGCGAGGAATCCCCGTCTGCTCACTCCACGAATCTGTCCCTGCTGGCCCACTGCGCTCTCCTTCGACGGCTCCCGATCACACCTGACCCGGGGGCCAACGCTACCCCGAACCCATGCGGAGTCGGGCAAGCGAGAAGCGCGGGGCCGTCAGGACCGCGAGCGGCGCGACTTCTTCCGCGGCGGGGGCAGTGCACCCTCGGCGCGCAGTCGCGCGGCGTGGGCGGCGAGGGCCTCGACCAGGTCCGGCACGGACGCGGTCTCCGGGCGCACGTCGACGCGCAGCCCGAACTCGACGGCGGTCTCGGCCGTCTTGGGTCCGATGCAGGCCACGATGGTCCGCGCGTGCGGCTTGCCGGCGATCCCGACGAGGTTGCGGACCGTCGAACTCGAGGTGAAGCAGACCGCGTCGAAGCCGCCGGTCTTGATCATCTCGCGCGTCTCGGCGGGCGGCGGTGCCGCGCGCACGGTGCGGTAGGCGGTGACGTCGTCGATCTCCCAGCCGCGTTCGCGCAGCCCCTCGGCGAGGGTCTCGGTCGCGATGTCGGCCCGCGGCAGCAGCACGCGGTTGACCGGGTCGAAGACCTCGTCATACGGCGGGAAGTCCTCGAGCAGGCCCAGCGACGACTGCTCGCCGGACGGGATCAACTCGGGCTCGATGCCGAAGGCGCGCACCCGCTCGGCGGTGGCCTCGCCGACGCAGGCGATCTTCACGCCGGAGAACGCACGGGCGTCCAGACCGAACTCGGCGAACTTCTCCCAGACGGCGCGCACCGAGTTCGTGGAGGTGAACACCACCCACTGGTAGCGGCCGTCGACGAGGCCCTTGACGGCGCGCTCCATCTGGGCTGGCGATCGCGGCGGCTCGACGGCGATGGTCGGCACCTCCTTGGGGATCGCGCCGTGCCCGACGAGGCGTTCGCTCATCTCGGCGGCCTGCTCCTTGGTGCGCGGCACCAGCACGGTCCAGCCGTACAGGGCCCGCGACTCCCACCAGGAGAGCTTGCCGCGCTGGTTGACGACCTTGCCGATCGTCAGCAGCAGCGGGCCGACGAGTTCGCCGCCCAGCTCGGCCGCCGTCTCCAGCGTGGCCTCGATGGTGCGCTGGGCACAGGTGGTGCCGTTGACGGTGATGGCCACCGGGGTGGACGCGGACAGGCCGTGTTCGACGAGCGAGGCGGCGGCCTGCGCGAGGTGGCTGGCGGTGCCGTGCAGGACCAGCGGCGCCGGGGCGGCGGCGAGGCCGGCCCAGTCCACGTCGCCGCGCATGTCGGCGACGGTGTAGCCGGAGCCGAGCGGCATCCCCGCGTAGCTGGGGACGACGGCGGCCGCGGGCAGCCCGGGCAGCACCTCGAAGGTGACGACGGTGCGCGCGACGGCGGTGACCTCGGCGAGAACCGCGTTCGAGGTGAGGGGGTCTCCGGCGACGACGCGGACCACGTCGACACCGGTCTTCGCCGTGGTGACGAGCGTCTTGGCGACCTCGGCGGGTTCGCCGAGCGCGGGATGGACGTGCACCGGGCTGGCGGTCGCCTCGTCGGCCTCGTCCGGCTGCGCCTCGTCGGCCGCGGCCCTGGCCGCCTCCGCCGCCGCGTCGACGTCGGCCTTCGCCTTCGACCGGCGCGCGGTGGGCGCGGCCTCGGGAAGGTGTGTCCGGCCGATCAACTCGACGACGCCGCTGGGGACGTCGGGATCGATAAAGGCGGTGGTGGCGTTCACCAGGGCGCTGCGCGCGCGCACCGTCAGCAATTCCGGGTCACCGGGCCCGGCGCCAACGAACAGGATCCGCCCCGGGGTGACCTTCTTAGTCGTCCGGCTCATCAGTCGCACTCTCCTACCCCCTACGGGGTGGTAGTTCGTCTGCTAGGCCAGAAGCGACGCGGCTCCTGACTCCAGCATTTCCGCTGCGAGCGCGCGCCCCACGTCGGCCGCCTGCGCGACCGGCCCGACCACCGAACTCCGGATCACATCGGATCCGTCGACGGCGGCGACCGCCGCGCGCAGCGACAGCTCGAGGAAGATCCGACCGTCGTCGTCGAGTGACTCGACGACCTCGGCGTAGGCCCCCACCGGCGCGGTGCAACCGGCCTCCAGGGCCGCCAACAACGCGCGCTCGGCATCGACCGCGGCACGAGAGGACGGATCGTCCAACGTGGCGAGCGTGCTCACCAGCTGGGCATCGTCTGCGCGGCATTCGACAGCCAGGGCGCCCTGAGCCGGTGCCGGTAGCAGCACCACCGGGTCGAATGCCTCGGCGACCTCGTCGGTCCTGCCGATGCGAGCCAACCCGGCCCGGGCGACCACGACTGCGTCGAGTTCACCGTTGGCGACTTTGCCCAACCGAGAATCAAGGTTGCCTCTTAGGGGGCGAATTTCCAAACCGAGACCCAATGCTCTAAGCTGCGCGATCCGTCGCGGGGCCGACGTGCCGACCGTCGCCCCGACCGGCAGCTCGCCCAACACCCGATTTCCGGCGCTGACCAGGGCATCTCTGGCATCTTGACGCGTCGGGACGGCCGCGATCACCAGGTCGTCCTCGGGGGCGGTCGGGAGATCCTTGTACGAATGCACCGCGACGTCGATCTCGTCGTTGCGCAAGGCGATGCGCAGCGCGGTCGTGAACACACCGACGCCGATCTGCTCCACCGGCGCGGCCGAGAGATCCCCCTCGGTCTTGATGATGACCAGCTCCGCGGGGTGCCCGGCATCGACTAGGGCCTGCGCGACGTGGCCCGCCTGGGTGGTCGCCAACAGTGAACCGCGGGTCCCGATGCGCAGCACCGGTGGCGTCATCGATGACCGTCCCGGTCGGCCTGTTCGCCCAGTGCGGCCGGCTCGACATCCGGCGCGGCCACCGACTCGGCGGCACCCGGGCGCAACTCGAACAACTCGCGCAGCGCCTCGGCGTACTGATCGCCGTTGGCCGTGGCCGCCAGCTGTTTCACGCGCACGGTCGGCGCGTGCAGGAGTTTGTCGACGACGCGGCGCACGGTCTTGGCGACCTCGTCGCGCTCGGCGTCGGACAGGCCGGGCAGCCGCGCGTCCAGCCGCATGATCTCCGCGTCGACGACCTCGCTGGCACGTTGGCGCAGCGCGGTGACCGTCGGCGTCACCTCCGCGCGGCGCTGGGCGGCGAGGTAGTCGGCGAGCTCGGCCGCCACGATGGCGCGCGCCCCGACGACGTCGGCCTCGGCGGCCTGTGCCTGCGAGTCGCCGCGCAACCCCTCGATGTCGATGAGTTCGACGCCGGGCAGCCGCGCGGCCGCCGGATCGACGTTGCGGGGCAGTCCGAGGTCGCAGATCACCAGCGGCGTCGTGATGGTCCGTGCGGCCAGCGCGTGGTGTACCTCGGCGACGGTGACGACCGAGCCCACCGAGCCCGAGCAGGTCATCATCACGTCGGCCTGCGCCATCGCCGCGGGCAGCGCGTCGAGTCCGACGCCGACGGCGGTCACGCCCGGGTGGTTGGCGTTGATGTTGTCCGCGAGCCGCTGGGCCCGCTCGACGCTGCGGTTGACGATCGTGATCTGGTCGACGCCCTCGCGCGCCAGGTGGGCGGCCGAGAGCCCGCCCATCGCACCGGCGCCGAGGACGACTCCGCGCCGGGCGTGCGCGCCGACGGAGTCGAGCACGCCGTGGGCCCGGTGCAGGGCCACCGAGACCACCGAGGCCCCGGCCCGGTCGATACCGGTTTCGGTGTGGACGCGTTTGCCGACGCGCAGCGCCTGCTGGGCCAGCTCGTGCAGGACCCGGCCGGCGGTGCGGTGGGCGTCGGCGCTCGCATACGCGCCGCGGATCTGGCCGAGGATCTGTTGTTCGCCGACGACGAGGGAGTCGAGCCCGGCGGCGACGGTGAAGAGGTGTTCGGCCGCCGACTCCGAGTAGCGGACGTAGGCGTGCGCGGTCATCTCGTTGATGCTCAGGCCCGAGTGCTCGCCCAGCACGTTGCCCACGGCTTCGAGCGCGGGGTGGAAGGCGTCGACGACGGCGTAGATCTCGATGCGGTTGCAGGTCGAGACGACCATGGCCTCTGACATCGTCGGCGCGGCTAGCAGCTTGTCCACGATCTTGGGCCGATCGTGCTCGGATATGGCCAACCGCTCCAGCACCCCGACCGGGGCGCTGCGATGCGAAACGCCGAACAACAGCACACTCACAACGGATTCACCTGTTCCCCGCCGCTGCGAAGGACAGCAGCTGTAGTTCCAAGGCTAGGTCAATCTGCCGGATCGACAGGCCGTCTTGGGGTGTCAGAGACACCGGCGTGACATTGAGGATCTGCTGCACACCCGCCGCGGCGAAGGCGTCGCACGCCGGTTGGGCGTCGTGGTCGCCGGTCGCGATGACCCCGATGTCGAAGGGTTCGCCGTCGGCGCCGAGCCGCGCGATCTCCGACAGCGGCGCGATCACCGGGCCGTCGACGTCCAGGCGGGTGCCGACGAGGGCCGGATCGTCGTCGAAGAGGGCGTTGACGGCGAACCGCGGGTCGCGGGCGGTGTGTGCCAGCAGGGCGCGGCCGAGCGAACCGACCCCGGCCAGGGCCACGACCTGCACGGCGTCGCTGTGCAGCGCGGTCGCGACGGTGGCGATGAGTTTGTGGACCTGGTAGCCGACTCCGCGGACGCCGTGCCCGCCGACGTAAGAGAGGTCCTTGCGCAGGATGAGCGGGTTGACTCCGGCCGCCTGCGCCAGATCGGCGCTGGAAATGACCGTGACGCCGCGCTCGGCGCGCTCGCGCAGCGCGGTCAGGTAGTTCGCCAAACGAGCCACCGACGGGCCGGGAATCTTGGCCGTCGGTCTGCCGTGCGACAGCGACGTCATTGGTCCAGGGTATCCAGTCGCCGTCGAGGGTCCGCCTCAGGGGCCGCTGGCGCCCCCGTTGCGCCGTGTGCGGCTACCGCGCGAGATCGGCGCGCAGCCGCGCCTCGTCGACGGTCCAGTAGCTGTGCTCGGCCCCGTCCAACAGGACGACGGGGAGCCGGTCGCCGAACTCGCCGCGCAGTGCCGGGTCGCCGGCCGCGGCCTGCGCGTCGACGTCCAATTCGTCGAACCCGACGCCAAGTTCGCCGCAGATGCGCGCCAATTCGGTCCGGGCCGTCGCGCAGGCGGAGCACCCCTCGCGGGTCAGCAACACGATTCGCATGTCGCCCTCCTCACGTCCCTCAGTCTGCCATTGCGGTTAATCTGGGTGAGGCAGCCAGACTATGGCGACCTCCAGCGACCACCGGAGTGAGCGACGTGAGTGACCAGGCCAACGGGGCGCCGGAAGATTTCCCCATCCGGGATCGTGATCTGGATCCCGAGCCCGACGCCGCCTATGACCCGGGTGCCGACCCGGATTTCGAACCGGAAGCGCAAGCAGACGAACCGCACCCGGAGACACCCGAACCCGCCGACGTCGTCGACGACGACGACGATGACGATGACGCCGACGACACGACCGACGGGGAATCCCGGGAGGCGGAATCCGAGGGCGACCGGCGCGTCCGCGAATGGGTGTCCGTGGCGGGCGGGCGGTTCCGCCAAACCGCCGCCGAACTGCGCCAGAACCTCGCCGGCGAGGCGGCCGCCAAGGCCGCGCTGGAATCGCTGGCACAGCGCGCCGAGACCCGCCCGGACGGCGCCGATCTGACCGCCGCGGCATTCTTCGACGTCGACAACACGCTGGTCCAGGGCGCGTCGATCGTGCATTTCGCCCGCGGCCTCGCCGCCCACAAGTACTTCTCCTACAGCGACGTCACCTCCGCGCTGTGGGCGCAGATCAAGTTCCGCATCACCGGCAAGGAGAACGCCGAGGACGTGGCGCAGGGTCGCGACAAGGCGCTGAGCTTCATCGCCGGGCGGCCCACCGCCGAACTCGTCGAACTCGGCGAGCAGATCTACGACGAGTACATCGCCGACAAGATCTGGCCGGGCACACGGGCACTGGCGCAGCGGCATCTCGACGCCGGGCAGCAGGTGTGGCTGGTGACCGCCACCCCGGTCGAGTTGGCCCAGACCATCGCGAACCGCCTGGGGCTCACCGGCGCACTGGGGACCGTGGCCGAGTCCGAGGACGGCATCTTCACCGGACGCCTCGTCGGCGACGTGCTGCACGGGCTGGGCAAGGCGCACGCCGTCCGGTCGCTGGCGATCCGCGAGGGGTTGAACCTGCAGCGGTGCACCGCCTACTCCGATTCCCACAACGACGTGCCGATGCTCTCGCTGGTGGGAACCGCGGTCGCGATCAACCCGGATTCGGATCTGAAGGAGATCGCCAAGGTGCGCGGGTGGGAGGCCTACGACTTCCGCACCGCCCGTAAGGCCGCAAAGTACGGTGTGCCGACCGCGGTCGCCCTCGGGGCCCTCGGCGGCGGTGCCGCCGCCGCATTGCGACGCGGTCGCAGGTCCTGAACTGGGCAGATAGCACCGGCCAACAAATCCTACACCAGTCACAAAATTCCTACACGAGTAACAGATCCTTGATCTCGCAAGGTACTTCCCGAATTCTCAACCGCTGGAACCGAATTGGGGACTAAGGTCTCGCTCGTGAAGCCGATTATCACTGGAGTGATGTCGCTGGGCATTGCCGCCAGCCTCCTGTTACCCGTTACGACCGCCGCCGAAGCCGCGAGCCCGGCCAACCACCGACAGGGCCATCGCGGCCCGGTATCGGTCCCCTCGCCGCGATGGACGTTCATCCCCGCCGACAAGACGTCGGCACCGCTATTCCGCTCACTTCCCGGACTACCCGTGGGCGCCACCCCCGTGGCGGAGACCAAGCCCGGGCAGCCCGGCCACTCGTTCAAAGATCCCAAGAACCCGCCGGTGCCCTACGGCTATTCGACCAACGAGAAGGAGCAGGCCGAGGCCGGTGCGCGCGCCGGAGCGATGCGCGGCCTGGTCGACGGGGCGATCGCCGGCGCCATCACCGGCGGCATCATCGGCGCACTCCCGGGTGCCGCCGTCGGCGGTGTCATCGGGCTGCCGGTCGGCATCGCCCTCGGTACCGCCATCGGACTCCCGCTCGGGACATTCGTCGGCACCGCCATCGCCACCCCGATCGCGACGGTCATCGGCGGAGCCATCCCCATTATCGGGCCTCTGATCATCGCCCCGGCGATCATCGCGGCCGGCGGTGCCATCGGCGGCGTCGTCGGTGCCATCGGCGGCGCAGTCGTCGGCGGTGTCGCGGGCGTCGTCGTCGGCGCCATCATCGGCGGAACCGCCGGATTCCTCGTCGGCGCCCTGATCGGCGCGCCGATCGGTGCCCTGTTCGGTGCCGCCGGAGGCGCGGCCCGCGGCTACGCCGACGGTGTCGACCGGGCCCGCCGGTACAAGAACGACCTGGACTA
This genomic interval from Gordonia sp. X0973 contains the following:
- the hemC gene encoding hydroxymethylbilane synthase, whose protein sequence is MTPPVLRIGTRGSLLATTQAGHVAQALVDAGHPAELVIIKTEGDLSAAPVEQIGVGVFTTALRIALRNDEIDVAVHSYKDLPTAPEDDLVIAAVPTRQDARDALVSAGNRVLGELPVGATVGTSAPRRIAQLRALGLGLEIRPLRGNLDSRLGKVANGELDAVVVARAGLARIGRTDEVAEAFDPVVLLPAPAQGALAVECRADDAQLVSTLATLDDPSSRAAVDAERALLAALEAGCTAPVGAYAEVVESLDDDGRIFLELSLRAAVAAVDGSDVIRSSVVGPVAQAADVGRALAAEMLESGAASLLA
- a CDS encoding glutaredoxin family protein, whose translation is MRIVLLTREGCSACATARTELARICGELGVGFDELDVDAQAAAGDPALRGEFGDRLPVVLLDGAEHSYWTVDEARLRADLAR
- a CDS encoding bifunctional uroporphyrinogen-III C-methyltransferase/uroporphyrinogen-III synthase, with the translated sequence MSRTTKKVTPGRILFVGAGPGDPELLTVRARSALVNATTAFIDPDVPSGVVELIGRTHLPEAAPTARRSKAKADVDAAAEAARAAADEAQPDEADEATASPVHVHPALGEPAEVAKTLVTTAKTGVDVVRVVAGDPLTSNAVLAEVTAVARTVVTFEVLPGLPAAAVVPSYAGMPLGSGYTVADMRGDVDWAGLAAAPAPLVLHGTASHLAQAAASLVEHGLSASTPVAITVNGTTCAQRTIEATLETAAELGGELVGPLLLTIGKVVNQRGKLSWWESRALYGWTVLVPRTKEQAAEMSERLVGHGAIPKEVPTIAVEPPRSPAQMERAVKGLVDGRYQWVVFTSTNSVRAVWEKFAEFGLDARAFSGVKIACVGEATAERVRAFGIEPELIPSGEQSSLGLLEDFPPYDEVFDPVNRVLLPRADIATETLAEGLRERGWEIDDVTAYRTVRAAPPPAETREMIKTGGFDAVCFTSSSTVRNLVGIAGKPHARTIVACIGPKTAETAVEFGLRVDVRPETASVPDLVEALAAHAARLRAEGALPPPRKKSRRSRS
- a CDS encoding HAD family phosphatase codes for the protein MSDQANGAPEDFPIRDRDLDPEPDAAYDPGADPDFEPEAQADEPHPETPEPADVVDDDDDDDDADDTTDGESREAESEGDRRVREWVSVAGGRFRQTAAELRQNLAGEAAAKAALESLAQRAETRPDGADLTAAAFFDVDNTLVQGASIVHFARGLAAHKYFSYSDVTSALWAQIKFRITGKENAEDVAQGRDKALSFIAGRPTAELVELGEQIYDEYIADKIWPGTRALAQRHLDAGQQVWLVTATPVELAQTIANRLGLTGALGTVAESEDGIFTGRLVGDVLHGLGKAHAVRSLAIREGLNLQRCTAYSDSHNDVPMLSLVGTAVAINPDSDLKEIAKVRGWEAYDFRTARKAAKYGVPTAVALGALGGGAAAALRRGRRS
- a CDS encoding redox-sensing transcriptional repressor Rex codes for the protein MTSLSHGRPTAKIPGPSVARLANYLTALRERAERGVTVISSADLAQAAGVNPLILRKDLSYVGGHGVRGVGYQVHKLIATVATALHSDAVQVVALAGVGSLGRALLAHTARDPRFAVNALFDDDPALVGTRLDVDGPVIAPLSEIARLGADGEPFDIGVIATGDHDAQPACDAFAAAGVQQILNVTPVSLTPQDGLSIRQIDLALELQLLSFAAAGNR
- a CDS encoding glutamyl-tRNA reductase; this translates as MSVLLFGVSHRSAPVGVLERLAISEHDRPKIVDKLLAAPTMSEAMVVSTCNRIEIYAVVDAFHPALEAVGNVLGEHSGLSINEMTAHAYVRYSESAAEHLFTVAAGLDSLVVGEQQILGQIRGAYASADAHRTAGRVLHELAQQALRVGKRVHTETGIDRAGASVVSVALHRAHGVLDSVGAHARRGVVLGAGAMGGLSAAHLAREGVDQITIVNRSVERAQRLADNINANHPGVTAVGVGLDALPAAMAQADVMMTCSGSVGSVVTVAEVHHALAARTITTPLVICDLGLPRNVDPAAARLPGVELIDIEGLRGDSQAQAAEADVVGARAIVAAELADYLAAQRRAEVTPTVTALRQRASEVVDAEIMRLDARLPGLSDAERDEVAKTVRRVVDKLLHAPTVRVKQLAATANGDQYAEALRELFELRPGAAESVAAPDVEPAALGEQADRDGHR